The Desulfobacterales bacterium genome window below encodes:
- the trkA gene encoding Trk system potassium transporter TrkA produces the protein MNGNKPAKSTNILILGLGGIGYYLAKRLVHEGYAITTIESERAMIRQADGILDARMIQGNAMSIECWREVEATKMDYLIAVTNNDAVNMMACLIADRFGIPRKIARVRSLEWGGEDSFLKTDDLKIDLIIHPEELAAQEIYRLIKLRAGNEIIDVAEGQIQVMATRIHEKSPLAYRKLKDISKEHREFPFRVVAVARGITTLIPGGEHELLPQDQAFFMASNENLPRLMGLTGVEQQKRHRVMVLGGGLVGRRLAELLDKSVEVRLIEKNERSAQELSYELSNTEVLHGDGSDSNVLVSAGLLEMDTFITATGENETNIMSCVLAKHLMNSPNGKLRGKQGKCIALVNKEDYLVLAATMGSDIALNKKILAANEILKFIRRGELISVAHLHGFDAEVVEIAAAPDSPITRKPLSKLDPFYYGKLMIGGIYRDGVWQVAVGDTHIQENERVIAVCLSPQLKDVQTLFSA, from the coding sequence ATGAATGGGAATAAACCGGCAAAATCGACGAACATCTTAATCCTGGGGCTGGGCGGCATTGGCTATTATCTGGCCAAACGCCTGGTGCATGAAGGCTATGCCATTACCACTATCGAGTCAGAGCGTGCAATGATTCGGCAGGCCGATGGGATTTTAGATGCCCGCATGATTCAAGGCAATGCCATGAGCATTGAATGCTGGCGAGAGGTCGAAGCCACTAAGATGGATTATCTGATTGCGGTCACCAATAACGATGCCGTCAATATGATGGCCTGTTTGATTGCCGACCGTTTTGGCATACCGCGCAAAATAGCCCGCGTCCGCTCGCTGGAGTGGGGTGGCGAAGACTCTTTTCTTAAAACCGACGACCTCAAGATTGATTTGATCATTCATCCAGAAGAGCTGGCGGCCCAGGAAATATACCGATTGATTAAATTGAGAGCCGGCAACGAAATCATCGATGTGGCCGAAGGACAAATTCAGGTTATGGCCACCCGCATTCATGAAAAATCGCCGCTGGCCTATCGCAAACTGAAAGATATCTCCAAAGAGCACCGTGAGTTTCCATTCCGGGTCGTGGCGGTTGCAAGGGGAATTACGACCTTGATTCCCGGTGGTGAGCATGAGCTGTTACCCCAGGATCAAGCCTTTTTTATGGCAAGCAACGAGAATCTGCCCCGCCTGATGGGTCTGACAGGCGTTGAGCAGCAGAAACGCCATCGGGTGATGGTTTTGGGCGGCGGCCTGGTGGGACGGCGTCTGGCAGAGCTGCTCGACAAATCGGTGGAGGTCAGGTTGATCGAAAAAAATGAACGCTCGGCCCAGGAACTTTCCTATGAGCTGTCGAATACCGAAGTTCTGCATGGCGATGGGTCGGATTCAAATGTGCTGGTGTCAGCGGGACTGCTTGAAATGGACACCTTTATAACGGCCACCGGTGAAAACGAAACCAATATCATGAGCTGTGTTCTGGCTAAGCACCTGATGAATTCACCGAACGGCAAACTGCGCGGCAAGCAGGGAAAATGTATTGCCCTGGTGAATAAGGAAGATTACCTGGTACTGGCTGCGACAATGGGATCCGATATTGCGCTGAACAAGAAAATTTTGGCCGCCAATGAAATTCTCAAGTTTATCCGTCGTGGCGAGTTGATATCCGTGGCGCACCTGCACGGATTTGATGCCGAAGTGGTTGAGATCGCCGCTGCTCCGGATTCACCGATTACCCGCAAACCTCTCTCCAAATTGGACCCGTTCTATTATGGAAAATTAATGATAGGGGGCATTTATCGTGATGGCGTCTGGCAAGTCGCCGTCGGCGACACCCATATTCAAGAAAATGAGCGCGTGATTGCAGTCTGTCTGTCACCGCAATTAAAAGACGTCCAGACCTTATTTTCAGCCTGA
- a CDS encoding TrkH family potassium uptake protein: MRWRYILNTVAVMSFFFGLTMLIPLVVGLYYRDQSVAPLLKSIGITVFSGLGLHLIFRSSKAEVISQREGMAIVAIGWTAVGLFGALPFYFDSGLDCFVDAVFESVSGFTTTGASVLTDIESVSKGLLFWRSFIQWLGGMGIIVLSVAILPFLGVGGIQLYKAEVPSPVPDKLKPRIRETAMILWKVYALISLVQTVLLLLGGMSLYDAFCHTFTTMPTGGFSTKNVSIAHFDSIYFDSVFILFMLMAGINFSLHYQFLKGKPLAFWRDSECRFFLGAVLLLTIVVTINLYGSVYTSIGNALRYGTFQVVSIITTTGFATADYTLWPAMSQLILLLCMFIGASAGSTGGGMKCLRIMLCFKFCYRELFGLIHPRAVSPIKIGGQTVPDDVMRSVVGFLALYMGLFALSSVALAGLGVDFTTSFAAIAASIGNIGPGFGLVGPAGNYAQIPDLGKWLLIWCMLLGRLEVFTVIILVVPEFWRK; this comes from the coding sequence ATGCGCTGGCGCTATATCCTCAACACCGTTGCGGTGATGTCCTTTTTTTTCGGGCTAACGATGTTGATTCCCCTTGTCGTTGGCCTGTATTACCGCGATCAGAGCGTTGCGCCGCTGCTGAAGTCCATTGGCATTACCGTGTTCAGCGGTTTGGGTCTTCACCTCATTTTTAGAAGTAGTAAAGCCGAGGTCATCAGTCAGCGGGAAGGCATGGCCATTGTCGCCATCGGCTGGACCGCCGTAGGACTCTTCGGGGCCTTGCCGTTTTATTTTGACAGTGGACTCGATTGTTTTGTTGACGCAGTCTTTGAATCGGTCTCAGGTTTTACCACCACCGGGGCATCGGTATTGACCGACATTGAATCGGTTTCAAAAGGTCTTCTTTTCTGGCGCAGTTTTATCCAGTGGCTCGGTGGCATGGGTATCATCGTACTGTCGGTCGCCATTTTGCCCTTTTTAGGAGTCGGGGGCATACAGCTATACAAAGCCGAAGTCCCCAGCCCGGTTCCGGATAAACTCAAGCCCCGTATTCGCGAAACGGCCATGATCCTGTGGAAGGTATATGCCCTGATATCACTGGTGCAGACGGTGTTGCTTTTGTTGGGGGGCATGAGTTTATATGATGCCTTCTGCCACACCTTTACAACCATGCCCACCGGCGGATTTTCCACTAAAAATGTATCCATAGCCCATTTTGACAGTATTTATTTTGACAGTGTTTTTATTCTTTTCATGTTGATGGCCGGTATTAACTTTTCCCTGCACTATCAATTTTTAAAGGGCAAACCACTTGCATTCTGGCGGGACTCGGAGTGCCGTTTTTTCCTGGGGGCGGTCCTGCTCCTGACCATTGTCGTCACGATTAACCTATACGGCTCGGTATACACCAGCATCGGCAACGCACTGCGCTATGGAACTTTTCAGGTGGTATCCATTATTACGACCACCGGTTTTGCCACAGCCGATTATACCCTGTGGCCGGCCATGTCGCAGTTGATCCTCTTGCTGTGCATGTTTATCGGCGCATCCGCTGGATCTACAGGCGGCGGCATGAAATGCCTGCGAATCATGCTGTGTTTTAAATTTTGTTATCGGGAATTGTTTGGCTTGATTCACCCCCGGGCGGTTTCGCCGATAAAAATCGGCGGCCAAACTGTGCCGGATGATGTCATGCGCAGCGTGGTCGGCTTTTTGGCGCTGTATATGGGATTGTTTGCCCTGAGTTCGGTGGCCTTGGCCGGTTTGGGGGTGGATTTTACAACATCATTTGCCGCCATCGCCGCCAGCATCGGCAATATTGGCCCCGGCTTCGGTCTGGTGGGACCGGCGGGCAATTATGCTCAAATACCGGATCTGGGCAAATGGTTGCTCATCTGGTGTATGTTACTCGGCCGATTGGAAGTTTTTACGGTTATTATACTGGTGGTACCGGAATTCTGGAGAAAATAA
- the trkA gene encoding Trk system potassium transporter TrkA yields MKIIIVGAGQVGFHIASHLALENKDVVVLDKNPDALRRVSDNLDVQIIRGSGSSPVVLEEAGIQNAEIMLAVTNSDETNLVACLVANIVSPSTKKLARIRDADFDNYHRNFREVAPHIDTIINPDIEVVKTIHRMMSVPGAVDIGEFADGRLKFVGVNLEDDSELAGARLSDLPKILGDDRPLIAALVREDEFIIPRGDDQIKAGDLVYFISEEDKLLDTLSLFNKIAQPLKRALIVGGGRIGYRLARLLEEHSIYCKIIERNPERCTYLAERLNKAIVLSGDGSDQELLSEENIQDMDIVITLTHDEETNILASLLAQRMGARKTITRISKFSYFPLTNAIGIEQVVSPRLSAINTILQHIRKGKVLSAISIKGEQAEVIEAVALETSDIVEKPLRDIAFPKGAMLAGIIRKDAIIIPTGESIIQPNDRVIIFARKEAIPKIEKLLSVKLEYF; encoded by the coding sequence TTGAAGATTATTATTGTCGGCGCAGGGCAGGTCGGATTTCACATTGCCAGTCATTTGGCGTTGGAAAACAAGGATGTGGTGGTCCTCGATAAAAACCCGGACGCACTGCGACGGGTCTCTGATAATCTCGATGTTCAGATCATCAGAGGCTCGGGCAGCAGCCCGGTTGTTTTAGAAGAGGCCGGCATACAAAACGCTGAAATCATGCTGGCGGTCACCAATAGTGACGAAACGAATCTGGTAGCCTGCCTGGTGGCCAATATTGTGTCACCTTCTACCAAGAAACTGGCCAGAATCCGTGACGCTGATTTTGATAATTATCACCGAAATTTTCGGGAGGTTGCGCCGCACATTGACACCATTATCAATCCGGACATTGAAGTGGTAAAGACCATCCACCGCATGATGAGCGTACCGGGCGCAGTTGATATCGGAGAGTTTGCCGATGGCCGCCTTAAGTTTGTGGGTGTCAACTTAGAAGATGATTCAGAGCTGGCCGGTGCGCGGCTTTCAGACCTGCCAAAGATCCTTGGAGATGACCGACCGCTGATCGCCGCTCTGGTCCGCGAAGACGAATTTATTATCCCCAGAGGCGACGATCAAATCAAGGCCGGGGATCTGGTCTATTTCATCAGTGAAGAAGACAAACTATTAGACACGCTTTCGCTTTTTAATAAAATTGCCCAGCCCCTGAAGCGGGCCCTCATTGTTGGGGGGGGACGTATCGGTTATCGGCTGGCGCGGTTATTGGAAGAACATTCAATTTACTGCAAGATCATAGAACGAAACCCGGAGCGGTGCACCTACCTGGCCGAACGTCTGAACAAGGCGATCGTGCTCAGTGGAGACGGCTCAGATCAAGAACTGCTTTCAGAGGAAAATATCCAAGATATGGATATCGTCATTACCCTCACCCATGATGAGGAAACCAATATTTTGGCATCTTTGCTGGCGCAACGCATGGGTGCGCGCAAAACCATCACTCGTATCAGCAAATTCAGCTATTTTCCGCTGACCAATGCCATTGGTATCGAACAGGTCGTCAGCCCGCGGTTGTCCGCCATCAACACCATTTTGCAGCACATCCGCAAAGGCAAGGTGCTATCCGCCATTTCCATCAAAGGGGAGCAGGCGGAGGTCATTGAAGCGGTTGCCTTGGAGACATCTGATATTGTTGAAAAACCGCTGCGTGACATTGCCTTTCCCAAAGGGGCCATGCTGGCCGGTATTATTCGCAAAGACGCCATCATTATTCCAACCGGCGAGAGCATCATCCAGCCCAATGACCGTGTCATTATTTTTGCCAGAAAAGAAGCTATCCCCAAAATTGAAAAACTTCTTTCCGTGAAGCTGGAGTATTTTTAG
- a CDS encoding energy-coupling factor transporter transmembrane component T, which yields MAELTSFGFQAGTSVLYQLDVRFKILFLILISLATLGAGFVGLGILTTLLTALSVHLRLPFRSAIKEFRWFLILLLLILISRMLTTPGMTLAEFGPVAITRQGLVAGLRIGWRLITIALLGYLFVLTTRSSQIKAAVQWFLKPFGLIPAQHIATMMGLIVRFIPVIFNQAKETAEAQRARCSENRKNPLSRLIRLGIPLIRRTFEQADRLIVAMEARCYSEDRTDPILCATRKDWLALVVLIAISGSVLHL from the coding sequence ATGGCTGAACTGACAAGTTTTGGCTTTCAAGCTGGGACTTCAGTGCTGTACCAATTGGACGTGCGCTTTAAGATTCTTTTTTTGATCCTGATCAGCCTTGCCACTTTAGGAGCTGGATTCGTCGGACTGGGTATTCTCACGACTCTGTTGACGGCGCTGAGCGTTCATTTGCGACTGCCGTTTCGCTCCGCGATTAAAGAGTTTCGCTGGTTTTTAATTTTGCTGCTGTTGATCTTAATTTCCCGTATGCTCACCACGCCCGGGATGACCCTAGCTGAATTTGGGCCCGTGGCAATTACCCGGCAGGGACTGGTGGCGGGTCTGCGCATTGGCTGGCGGCTGATCACAATCGCACTGCTGGGATACCTTTTTGTATTGACGACTCGCTCCTCGCAGATCAAAGCGGCCGTGCAATGGTTTCTGAAACCGTTTGGACTTATACCGGCCCAACATATTGCCACCATGATGGGATTAATTGTCCGATTTATACCCGTCATTTTTAACCAGGCCAAAGAAACCGCTGAAGCCCAGCGGGCCCGCTGTTCGGAAAACAGGAAAAATCCGTTATCTCGTCTGATACGCTTGGGGATTCCCCTGATCCGCAGAACTTTCGAGCAGGCCGACAGGTTAATCGTTGCCATGGAGGCCCGCTGCTATTCTGAAGATCGAACAGACCCCATTTTATGTGCAACCCGAAAAGATTGGCTAGCCCTTGTTGTCCTGATCGCCATCAGCGGCTCGGTTTTGCACCTCTAA
- a CDS encoding ATP-binding cassette domain-containing protein yields MDIIAIENLQHRFSNGTLGLDQINLNIEAGAFVVVAGPNGSGKTTLIRHLNGLLQPTSGRVFVEGVSVQKDLLRARRLVGMMFQDADSQIVGETVRDDVAFGPENLRLDVDQINARVSAALEAVGLKDYANRRPHMLSGGEKRRLAIAGILAMEPKVIVFDEPFASLDYPGVKQVLKQILALHQGGHTIIVITHDLEKVLAHADRLVIMQNGKIVKDGAPAEILGDIETYGVRAPCASHLGLEVRSWLN; encoded by the coding sequence ATGGACATTATTGCAATTGAAAATCTTCAGCACCGTTTTTCAAATGGTACCCTGGGGTTAGATCAGATTAACCTGAATATTGAAGCCGGTGCTTTTGTGGTGGTTGCTGGTCCCAATGGTTCCGGTAAAACGACGCTTATCCGGCATTTAAACGGACTGCTGCAGCCTACGTCTGGGCGCGTTTTTGTGGAGGGGGTTTCGGTTCAGAAAGATCTGTTGCGGGCCAGACGCCTGGTGGGCATGATGTTCCAGGATGCTGACAGCCAAATCGTTGGTGAAACGGTTCGTGACGATGTGGCATTTGGCCCTGAAAATCTGCGACTGGATGTCGATCAAATCAATGCGCGCGTGTCTGCTGCACTGGAGGCCGTCGGTCTGAAAGATTATGCGAATCGGCGACCCCATATGTTGTCTGGCGGCGAAAAACGGCGACTGGCGATTGCCGGTATTCTGGCAATGGAACCCAAAGTGATCGTCTTTGATGAACCCTTTGCCAGTTTGGATTATCCGGGCGTGAAACAGGTTCTCAAGCAGATTTTGGCCTTACATCAAGGCGGTCACACCATTATAGTCATTACCCATGATTTGGAAAAGGTCCTTGCCCACGCCGACCGCCTCGTGATTATGCAGAATGGAAAAATTGTAAAAGATGGGGCACCCGCTGAAATCCTTGGCGACATTGAAACTTATGGCGTCAGGGCACCTTGTGCTTCTCATCTGGGCCTGGAGGTTCGTTCATGGCTGAACTGA
- a CDS encoding biotin transporter BioY, producing MGASNQLRMMVYASLFAALTAVGAFLALPIGPVPIVLQNMFVFLAGLLLGSRWGLASVGVYLLAGAVGLPVFAGGLGGVGRLIGPTGGYLIGYLPTVFIIGKIAHNARPRWMTDVVAMICGTLVLYACGVLWLKVVSGMSLAKTLVLGMYPFLIGDALKIAAAAAIAKALRPVISITGSALRVTSSE from the coding sequence ATGGGCGCATCGAACCAACTACGCATGATGGTTTACGCCTCTTTATTTGCAGCGTTAACTGCAGTGGGCGCTTTTTTAGCGCTTCCCATCGGTCCGGTTCCCATTGTACTTCAGAATATGTTTGTCTTTCTGGCCGGCCTGCTACTGGGCAGTCGTTGGGGATTGGCGAGTGTGGGGGTGTATTTGCTGGCCGGTGCTGTCGGCTTGCCGGTATTTGCCGGCGGGCTCGGTGGCGTAGGTCGTTTGATTGGACCGACCGGTGGTTATCTGATCGGATATCTGCCGACAGTATTTATCATCGGCAAAATTGCGCATAATGCTCGTCCGCGATGGATGACCGATGTTGTGGCCATGATATGCGGAACGCTGGTATTATATGCCTGCGGCGTTTTGTGGTTGAAAGTCGTCTCAGGAATGTCTTTGGCAAAAACTTTGGTGCTGGGCATGTATCCCTTTTTGATTGGCGATGCGCTAAAAATTGCTGCTGCTGCCGCTATTGCCAAAGCCTTGCGGCCGGTCATCAGTATTACGGGTTCCGCGTTGCGGGTTACGAGTTCAGAATAA
- a CDS encoding biotin--[acetyl-CoA-carboxylase] ligase gives MKKRILAKLKKEEGPISGQVLSVQLGITRVSVWKHIQQLQALGYDITSSAKGYRLNHSPDVPYPWEFAGREDKIVYHAELPSTMDAAKHLARKGCPEFTTVIAGCQTSGRGRLSRQWISDKGGLYFTMVLRPELPPVLSFRVGFLASLTLARVINDIFAVNVRVKWPNDLLVDERKICGMLSEIDAEADRVSYINIGIGLNVNNDPSPIEPAATSLKTILGYKVSKKEILSRYLDSFEAQMQAGAHEDVIERWKQMAVTLNRDVKVVTTRDIYTGKAVDVDETGALILKCSDGSLKTIHYGDCFHQSH, from the coding sequence ATGAAAAAGCGCATTCTGGCCAAATTGAAAAAAGAAGAGGGTCCCATTTCGGGGCAGGTCTTAAGCGTACAGCTGGGCATAACGCGGGTGTCTGTTTGGAAGCATATCCAGCAGCTCCAAGCACTCGGATATGACATCACTTCGTCTGCCAAAGGGTACCGCTTGAATCATTCACCTGATGTGCCTTATCCATGGGAGTTTGCCGGTCGGGAAGACAAAATAGTTTATCATGCCGAATTGCCCTCTACCATGGATGCGGCCAAACACCTTGCCCGTAAGGGGTGCCCTGAATTCACAACTGTTATTGCCGGTTGTCAGACAAGCGGCCGGGGACGGCTGAGCCGGCAATGGATTTCGGATAAGGGCGGTCTGTATTTTACGATGGTATTACGGCCGGAACTGCCGCCTGTCTTAAGTTTCAGGGTTGGATTTTTAGCTTCACTAACCCTTGCCAGAGTAATAAATGACATTTTCGCGGTAAATGTCAGGGTCAAATGGCCTAATGATCTTTTGGTCGATGAGCGCAAGATTTGCGGCATGCTTTCTGAAATAGATGCCGAGGCGGATCGGGTGTCGTATATCAATATTGGGATCGGTCTGAACGTCAATAATGATCCTTCACCAATAGAGCCGGCGGCGACATCACTTAAAACGATTTTAGGATACAAGGTATCCAAAAAAGAGATCCTGTCCCGCTACCTGGATTCATTTGAGGCGCAAATGCAAGCGGGGGCCCATGAGGATGTGATTGAGCGGTGGAAGCAAATGGCAGTTACCCTGAATCGTGATGTGAAGGTGGTAACCACCCGTGACATTTATACCGGAAAGGCAGTCGATGTTGACGAGACCGGTGCATTGATTTTGAAATGTTCTGATGGCTCCCTAAAGACGATCCACTACGGAGACTGTTTCCATCAAAGTCATTAG
- a CDS encoding lysophospholipid acyltransferase family protein yields MNETLFRQMIATEHGYRTPLRRRLLAKHVPGWPVYIFYARIALAFLKEGLAGKRGTLNNERWLRASLSCMKAAESAGGRLTVSGLEGLSTHKGPLVFIANHMSILETVILPSLTLPYTDITFIIKDELRHYPVIGWVMQALDFIAVHRKNPREDLKIVLNEGQRRIQKGCSVVVFPQATRSTTFDVKSFNTLGVKLARKSGVPVVPIALKTDFHGSGRWVKDIGPVYPERPIFFKFGNPIPVVGNGQAAHNSVVEFIAQNLASWGVEIRTHSD; encoded by the coding sequence ATGAACGAAACTTTATTCCGGCAGATGATCGCAACCGAACACGGCTATCGGACACCGCTTCGACGGCGTTTGTTGGCAAAACACGTGCCGGGATGGCCGGTCTATATTTTTTATGCGCGCATTGCCCTGGCGTTTCTCAAAGAAGGCCTGGCGGGCAAACGCGGGACCTTAAATAATGAAAGATGGCTGCGCGCATCGTTGAGCTGTATGAAGGCCGCCGAGTCCGCCGGTGGAAGACTGACCGTATCGGGTCTTGAAGGCCTGAGTACCCATAAGGGCCCGCTGGTCTTTATCGCCAATCATATGAGCATTCTTGAAACCGTTATTCTGCCTTCATTAACCTTACCTTATACCGACATCACCTTTATCATCAAAGACGAATTGCGGCACTATCCGGTCATCGGCTGGGTGATGCAAGCCCTCGATTTTATCGCCGTCCACCGTAAAAATCCCCGCGAAGATCTAAAAATCGTTTTGAACGAAGGCCAACGCCGTATTCAGAAGGGATGCTCGGTGGTGGTTTTTCCGCAGGCCACCCGCAGTACCACATTCGACGTGAAATCATTTAACACGCTGGGCGTAAAATTGGCGCGCAAATCCGGGGTGCCGGTGGTACCAATCGCGCTTAAAACAGATTTTCACGGCAGTGGCCGCTGGGTAAAAGATATCGGTCCGGTTTATCCCGAGCGGCCGATATTTTTTAAATTTGGTAATCCCATCCCGGTTGTTGGCAACGGGCAGGCCGCCCATAACAGCGTGGTTGAATTTATCGCTCAGAATTTAGCGTCCTGGGGCGTTGAGATTCGCACTCATTCTGATTGA
- the mpl gene encoding UDP-N-acetylmuramate:L-alanyl-gamma-D-glutamyl-meso-diaminopimelate ligase yields MPESQNVIPEHVRKIHLIAVCGTGMGALASMLKRLGFEISGSDQKVYPPMSDFLREQGIHIKDGFDAAHIAYGPDLIIVGNAVVRENPEVKKMRQMGIPFCSMPQALNHFFAGDKKTLLVSGTHGKTTTASILAWMLYEGRLDPSFMIGGILQNFASNYRLGEGDTIIIEGDEYDTAFFDKGPKFMHYQPAATVLTSVEFDHADIFRDLDHVQAVFSRFLSQLKPASLLLAFDADENIRRIITDAQCRIEYYGSDDRSNWRLGDIQRDGVWSKFEVLKAGYPFGRFKTQMVGHHNLYNALAVIAIADNLGMSPADMAAALESFEGVKRRQQIRGRKNQITVMDDFAHHPTAVRETVAAVKSFHCPPRLIAVFEPRTNSSMRDIFQDVYPLAFDFADLICIRQPPLLEKIPVAERFSSEKLVADLRQRGQDAHYFKDTESIIEFLVQRALPGDLILVMSNGGFDNIHDKLLDRL; encoded by the coding sequence ATGCCTGAAAGTCAAAATGTTATTCCTGAGCACGTGCGAAAAATCCATCTGATTGCCGTCTGCGGTACCGGAATGGGTGCGCTGGCAAGTATGCTTAAACGCCTGGGATTTGAAATTTCTGGCTCGGATCAAAAAGTCTATCCGCCTATGAGTGATTTTTTGCGAGAACAGGGAATTCACATAAAGGATGGATTCGATGCGGCCCATATCGCCTATGGGCCGGATCTGATCATTGTAGGTAACGCCGTTGTCCGCGAAAACCCGGAAGTGAAGAAAATGAGGCAAATGGGAATCCCCTTTTGCTCCATGCCCCAGGCCTTGAACCACTTTTTCGCTGGTGATAAAAAAACCCTTCTGGTGTCCGGAACCCACGGCAAAACAACCACCGCTTCTATTTTGGCCTGGATGCTGTATGAAGGCAGATTGGATCCGTCGTTTATGATCGGCGGCATTTTGCAGAACTTTGCAAGCAACTACCGATTGGGTGAAGGCGACACTATCATTATCGAAGGCGACGAATACGACACGGCCTTTTTCGACAAAGGTCCCAAATTCATGCACTATCAGCCGGCGGCAACCGTGTTGACCAGTGTCGAATTTGACCATGCCGATATCTTCCGCGATCTTGATCATGTTCAAGCGGTATTTAGCCGATTTCTGTCGCAGCTTAAACCCGCCAGTCTGCTGCTCGCATTTGATGCCGATGAAAATATCCGCCGCATTATTACCGATGCCCAGTGCCGAATCGAATATTATGGTAGTGACGATCGTTCCAACTGGCGTCTGGGAGATATTCAGAGGGATGGTGTCTGGAGCAAATTTGAAGTACTGAAAGCCGGATATCCCTTTGGCCGTTTTAAAACGCAAATGGTCGGCCATCACAATTTGTACAATGCCCTGGCAGTTATTGCCATCGCAGATAATTTGGGAATGTCGCCTGCCGACATGGCTGCGGCCCTGGAGAGCTTCGAAGGTGTTAAACGCCGCCAGCAAATCCGTGGTCGCAAAAATCAAATAACAGTAATGGATGATTTTGCTCATCACCCGACGGCCGTGCGTGAAACCGTTGCTGCTGTCAAATCATTTCATTGCCCCCCACGCCTGATAGCCGTTTTCGAGCCGCGCACGAACTCAAGTATGCGTGATATTTTTCAGGATGTCTATCCGTTGGCATTTGATTTTGCTGATCTGATCTGTATTCGCCAACCGCCGTTATTGGAAAAAATCCCCGTTGCTGAAAGATTTTCATCTGAAAAACTTGTTGCCGACTTAAGGCAGCGCGGCCAGGATGCCCATTATTTCAAAGATACAGAATCCATTATTGAATTCCTTGTGCAGCGTGCTCTTCCCGGCGACCTTATACTGGTGATGTCCAATGGCGGCTTTGACAATATCCATGACAAGCTGCTTGACCGATTATAG